Proteins co-encoded in one Setaria viridis chromosome 9, Setaria_viridis_v4.0, whole genome shotgun sequence genomic window:
- the LOC117838650 gene encoding serine/arginine-rich SC35-like splicing factor SCL28 isoform X3: MAGYRSRSPSWSYSPRRRYSRSPPRRKHYDDPRDRYRGGGGGGGGGGGGPRRFYGRPSAQSGLLIRNISLTVRPEDIRVPFEQFGPVKDVYLPRNFHTRELRGFGFVKFRYPEDAAVAKQEMNHQVIGGQEISIVYAEENRKTPQEMRMRTRISGRYMDGRFTRRSLSRSPRSRSHSHSPSPSPLRHHFRGRDHRDNYSPGGSCSPRPRANRHRRSHSQSPSPDGGKPRVSPVTDRHGPAVVSR, from the exons ATGGCCGGCTACCGCAGCCGGAGTCCGAGCTGGAGCTACAGCCCGCGGAGGCGGTACAGCCGGAGCCCTCCTAGGCGCAAGCACTACGACGACCCCCGCGACCGCTAccgtgggggcgggggcgggggcgggggcggcggaggcggacccCGGCGTTTCTACGGTCGGCCGTCGGCGCAGTCCGGTCTCCTCATCCGCAACATCTCCCTCACAGTCAG GCCAGAAGATATCCGTGTTCCATTTGAGCAATTCGGCCCTGTAAAGGATGTCTACCTTCCAAGGAACTTCCACACCAG GGAACTTCGTGGTTTTGGATTCGTGAAATTCCGCTACCCTGAGGATGCTGCAGTGGCCAAGCAAGAGATGAATCATCAAGTTATTGGTGGTCAAGAGATTTCAATAGTTTATGCTGAAGAGAATAGAAAAACACCGCAAGAAATGCGCATGAGAACAAGAATAAG TGGTAGGTACATGGATGGAAGGTTCACAAGACGATCACTATCAAGATCTCCAAGGTCTCGTTCCCACT CTCATTCACCCTCACCGTCTCCACTTAGGCATCACTTCAG GGGCAGGGACCACCGGGATAATTACTCACCTGGGGGGTCATGCTCTCCACGTCCTCGGGCCAACAGGCACCGCAGGTCACATAGTCAATCTCCAAGCCCAGATGGGGGCAAACCTCGTGTGTCACCAGTCACTGACAGACATGGTCCAGCTGTTGTATCCAG ATAA
- the LOC117838650 gene encoding serine/arginine-rich SC35-like splicing factor SCL28 isoform X2 yields MAGYRSRSPSWSYSPRRRYSRSPPRRKHYDDPRDRYRGGGGGGGGGGGGPRRFYGRPSAQSGLLIRNISLTVRPEDIRVPFEQFGPVKDVYLPRNFHTRELRGFGFVKFRYPEDAAVAKQEMNHQVIGGQEISIVYAEENRKTPQEMRMRTRISGRYMDGRFTRRSLSRSPRSRSHSHSPSPSPLRHHFRGRDHRDNYSPGGSCSPRPRANRHRRSHSQSPSPDGGKPRVSPVTDRHGPAVVSSRR; encoded by the exons ATGGCCGGCTACCGCAGCCGGAGTCCGAGCTGGAGCTACAGCCCGCGGAGGCGGTACAGCCGGAGCCCTCCTAGGCGCAAGCACTACGACGACCCCCGCGACCGCTAccgtgggggcgggggcgggggcgggggcggcggaggcggacccCGGCGTTTCTACGGTCGGCCGTCGGCGCAGTCCGGTCTCCTCATCCGCAACATCTCCCTCACAGTCAG GCCAGAAGATATCCGTGTTCCATTTGAGCAATTCGGCCCTGTAAAGGATGTCTACCTTCCAAGGAACTTCCACACCAG GGAACTTCGTGGTTTTGGATTCGTGAAATTCCGCTACCCTGAGGATGCTGCAGTGGCCAAGCAAGAGATGAATCATCAAGTTATTGGTGGTCAAGAGATTTCAATAGTTTATGCTGAAGAGAATAGAAAAACACCGCAAGAAATGCGCATGAGAACAAGAATAAG TGGTAGGTACATGGATGGAAGGTTCACAAGACGATCACTATCAAGATCTCCAAGGTCTCGTTCCCACT CTCATTCACCCTCACCGTCTCCACTTAGGCATCACTTCAG GGGCAGGGACCACCGGGATAATTACTCACCTGGGGGGTCATGCTCTCCACGTCCTCGGGCCAACAGGCACCGCAGGTCACATAGTCAATCTCCAAGCCCAGATGGGGGCAAACCTCGTGTGTCACCAGTCACTGACAGACATGGTCCAGCTGTTGTATCCAG CCGCAGATAA
- the LOC117838650 gene encoding serine/arginine-rich SC35-like splicing factor SCL28 isoform X1, with amino-acid sequence MAGYRSRSPSWSYSPRRRYSRSPPRRKHYDDPRDRYRGGGGGGGGGGGGPRRFYGRPSAQSGLLIRNISLTVRPEDIRVPFEQFGPVKDVYLPRNFHTRELRGFGFVKFRYPEDAAVAKQEMNHQVIGGQEISIVYAEENRKTPQEMRMRTRISGRYMDGRFTRRSLSRSPRSRSHSHSPSPSPLRHHFRGRDHRDNYSPGGSCSPRPRANRHRRSHSQSPSPDGGKPRVSPVTDRHGPAVVSRSRPRS; translated from the exons ATGGCCGGCTACCGCAGCCGGAGTCCGAGCTGGAGCTACAGCCCGCGGAGGCGGTACAGCCGGAGCCCTCCTAGGCGCAAGCACTACGACGACCCCCGCGACCGCTAccgtgggggcgggggcgggggcgggggcggcggaggcggacccCGGCGTTTCTACGGTCGGCCGTCGGCGCAGTCCGGTCTCCTCATCCGCAACATCTCCCTCACAGTCAG GCCAGAAGATATCCGTGTTCCATTTGAGCAATTCGGCCCTGTAAAGGATGTCTACCTTCCAAGGAACTTCCACACCAG GGAACTTCGTGGTTTTGGATTCGTGAAATTCCGCTACCCTGAGGATGCTGCAGTGGCCAAGCAAGAGATGAATCATCAAGTTATTGGTGGTCAAGAGATTTCAATAGTTTATGCTGAAGAGAATAGAAAAACACCGCAAGAAATGCGCATGAGAACAAGAATAAG TGGTAGGTACATGGATGGAAGGTTCACAAGACGATCACTATCAAGATCTCCAAGGTCTCGTTCCCACT CTCATTCACCCTCACCGTCTCCACTTAGGCATCACTTCAG GGGCAGGGACCACCGGGATAATTACTCACCTGGGGGGTCATGCTCTCCACGTCCTCGGGCCAACAGGCACCGCAGGTCACATAGTCAATCTCCAAGCCCAGATGGGGGCAAACCTCGTGTGTCACCAGTCACTGACAGACATGGTCCAGCTGTTGTATCCAGGTCCAGACCTCGCTCTTAA
- the LOC117838650 gene encoding serine/arginine-rich SC35-like splicing factor SCL28 isoform X4, with translation MAGYRSRSPSWSYSPRRRYSRSPPRRKHYDDPRDRYRGGGGGGGGGGGGPRRFYGRPSAQSGLLIRNISLTVRPEDIRVPFEQFGPVKDVYLPRNFHTRELRGFGFVKFRYPEDAAVAKQEMNHQVIGGQEISIVYAEENRKTPQEMRMRTRISGRYMDGRFTRRSLSRSPRSRSHSHSPSPSPLRHHFSQQRI, from the exons ATGGCCGGCTACCGCAGCCGGAGTCCGAGCTGGAGCTACAGCCCGCGGAGGCGGTACAGCCGGAGCCCTCCTAGGCGCAAGCACTACGACGACCCCCGCGACCGCTAccgtgggggcgggggcgggggcgggggcggcggaggcggacccCGGCGTTTCTACGGTCGGCCGTCGGCGCAGTCCGGTCTCCTCATCCGCAACATCTCCCTCACAGTCAG GCCAGAAGATATCCGTGTTCCATTTGAGCAATTCGGCCCTGTAAAGGATGTCTACCTTCCAAGGAACTTCCACACCAG GGAACTTCGTGGTTTTGGATTCGTGAAATTCCGCTACCCTGAGGATGCTGCAGTGGCCAAGCAAGAGATGAATCATCAAGTTATTGGTGGTCAAGAGATTTCAATAGTTTATGCTGAAGAGAATAGAAAAACACCGCAAGAAATGCGCATGAGAACAAGAATAAG TGGTAGGTACATGGATGGAAGGTTCACAAGACGATCACTATCAAGATCTCCAAGGTCTCGTTCCCACT CTCATTCACCCTCACCGTCTCCACTTAGGCATCACTTCAG TCAACAAAGAATATAG
- the LOC117838649 gene encoding uncharacterized protein yields MPPSRFLFARRLCSASASDPVGTLTPSTVSDAAELAAAAALRAPCFESRLLSLVPSSVLSDPDFARLTLSRLLPAPAPSLRFLRFLSSHLPAPAPDAAPAGASPPLPGVDEFLLRLPPRLAADAADLLASQLGIHPSLRALNTASRVALRAARPDLVFRLFSAFSSSPDYPGDATTVGCLARAYAAEGRPLDGLQLLRDAARRGSPPPADAAADVVGAFAADGNFAKVSATLHLMIAAGSIPDTVVYQRIIHGLFARGEGREALRVFREIKQRGYEIDRAMYTMVIHGLYEMRRTRHARKMWDEMVGRGFEPNEYAYCSRVTHYCKAGDFEKARKVYDEMLGKGFKQTTVTCNILIKGFCVHERVYDALEVFEEMSIKGIKHDVITYNTLIRGLCKVGMLAEAIRMYEWLSSSGLEPTVSTFSPLIATMCKEGQVDAAVDLIKSMQAKGLEPLVWNNDCIINGFCKIGRSDEGMAWLAGMLKNNIKPRQQTFNSLVESLSTSGRVDDALLILDIMFKVGFELGRCACTILVDKLCTGNVLYSHQLDDILASNQ; encoded by the coding sequence ATGCCCCCATCTCGCTTCCTTTTCGCTAGGCGCCTCTGCTCCGCCTCCGCATCCGATCCCGTCGGCACCCTGACGCCATCCACGGTCTCCGACGCggccgagctcgccgcggccgccgcccttCGGGCACCGTGTTTCGAGTCCCGCCTCCTCTCCCTGGTCCCCAGCAGCGTCCTCTCCGACCCGGATTTTGCCCGCCTCACGCTCTCCCGCCTTCTCCCCGCCCCAGCCCCATCgctccgcttcctccgcttTCTCTCCTCACACCTCCCCGCCCCCGCACCAGACGCCGCCCCGGCGGGCGCCTCCCCTCCGCTGCCCGGGGTCGATGagttcctcctccgcctcccaccgCGACTCGCCGCCGACGCTGCCGACCTCCTCGCCTCCCAACTCGGCATCCACCCTTCCCTCCGCGCCCTCAATACCGCGTCCCGTGTCGCActccgcgccgctcgcccgGACCTCGTCTTCCGCCTCTTctccgccttctcctcctcgcccgaCTACCCCGGCGATGCCACCACCGTCGGCTGCCTCGCGCGGGCCTACGCCGCCGAGGGCCGCCCCCTCGACGGGCTCCAACTCCTTCGCGACGCAGCGCGCCGCGGGTCCCCTCCGCCGGCCGACGCCGCTGCCGACGTCGTGGGCGCCTTCGCGGCTGACGGCAACTTCGCCAAGGTCTCGGCGACGCTCCACCTCATGATCGCCGCCGGGTCCATCCCGGACACGGTGGTCTACCAGCGGATCATACATGGGCTCTTTGCGCGAGGGGAGGGTAGAGAGGCTCTTCGTGTGTTCAGAGAGATCAAGCAGCGGGGCTATGAGATTGACAGAGCTATGTATACCATGGTGATCCACGGGCTATACGAAATGCGGCGCACTAGACATGCACGGAAGATGTGGGATGAAATGGTGGGCAGGGGGTTCGAGCCCAATGAGTATGCCTACTGCTCCCGTGTCACTCACTATTGCAAAGCTGGTGATTTTGAGAAGGCCCGCAAGGTATATGATGAAATGCTTGGGAAGGGGTTCAAGCAGACCACTGTTACCTGTAACATTCTCATCAAAGGGTTCTGTGTCCATGAGAGGGTGTATGACGCACTTGAGGTGTTTGAGGAAATGTCAATAAAGGGGATCAAGCATGATGTGATCACTTATAACACATTAATCCGGGGCCTATGCAAGGTTGGGATGTTAGCCGAGGCAATACGGATGTACGAGTGGCTATCATCATCTGGTTTGGAGCCGACAGTGTCAACCTTCAGTCCGCTCATAGCCACCATGTGTAAGGAAGGACAGGTGGATGCTGCAGTGGACCTGATCAAGTCTATGCAGGCTAAGGGCTTGGAGCCATTGGTGTGGAACAATGATTGCATCATCAATGGGTTCTGTAAGATTGGTAGATCAGATGAGGGTATGGCATGGTTGGCAGGTATGTTGAAGAACAACATAAAACCTCGACAACAGACATTTAATTCTTTGGTGGAATCGCTGAGCACCTCAGGGCGAGTGGATGATGCGTTGCTGATCCTAGATATAATGTTCAAAGTTGGATTTGAATTAGGCAGGTGTGCCTGTACCATACTTGTTGATAAGCTATGCACAGGCAATGTATTGTACTCACACCAACTGGATGATATTTTGGCGAGCAACCAGTAG
- the LOC117836457 gene encoding sugar transporter ERD6-like 16, whose product MGIVRVAEDVEAGVVGAGGGGGAGGEVTEPLLRLCGKEEDAEPKIRADEAEASECGSEGRPASGGGSLRMVLVSTAVAVCGSFEFGTCVGYSAPTQSGIIDEVGLSISEFAIFGSILTIGAMIGAVTSGRLADFLGRKMTMRISATLCMFGWLSIHLAKSAIMLYFGRTLLGFSTGVLSYVVPVFIAEIAPKNLRGGLATSNQLLICSGSSATYIIGALVAWRNLVLVGLVPCVLLLGGLFFIPESPRWLANVGREKEFHISLQKLRGEDADISEEAIEIKEYIESLHSFPKARLQDLFLSKNIYAVIVGVGLMVFQQLGGINGVGFYASYIFSSAGFSGKLGTILIGIIQIPITLFGAILMDKSGRRVLLMVSTSGTFLGCFMTGISFYLKAQGLLPEWVPTLALSGILVYIGAYSIGMGPVPWVVMSEIFSIEMKAIGGSLVTLVSWLGSFAISYSFSFLMDWSSAGTFFMFAAASLITILFVAKLVPETKGRTLEEIQDSLNSRR is encoded by the exons ATGGGGATAGTGCGGGTCGCCGAGGATGTGGAGGCCGGGGTggtcggtgccggcggcggcggcggcgcgggcggcgaggtgacGGAGCCTCTTCTCCGGCTCTGCGGcaaggaggaggacgcggagcCCAAGATCCgggccgacgaggcggaggcgtcCGAGTGCGGgagcgaggggcggccggcgagcggagGAGGGTCCCTGCGGATGGTCCTCGtctccaccgccgtcgccgtctgCGGCTCCTTCGAGTTCGGCACCTGC GTCGGCTATTCGGCACCCACGCAGTCAGGGATAATAGATGAAGTCGGGCTATCTATCTCCGAG TTTGCAATATTTGGATCTATATTGACAATCGGAGCTATGATTGGTGCTGTTACTAGTGGGCGCTTAGCAGATTTTCTTGGACGTAAAATG ACCATGCGGATATCAGCTACTCTTTGCATGTTTGGTTGGCTTTCTATACATTTGGCTAAG AGTGCTATCATGCTCTATTTCGGCAGAACCTTGTTGGGATTTAGTACTGGAGTTCTTTCTTATGTG GTGCCTGTGTTCATAGCTGAAATAGCACCAAAGAATCTCCGAGGGGGCCTTGCAACTTCAAACCAG TTGTTGATCTGTTCTGGAAGCTCAGCTACCTACATAATAGGGGCCCTGGTTGCATGGCGCAATTTGGTACTAGTAG GATTAGTGCCTTGTGTCCTCCTACTAGGCGGGCTTTTCTTCATTCCGGAGTCTCCAAGATGGCTG GCTAATGTTGGAAGGGAAAAAGAATTTCACATCTCACTGCAAAAGCTGCGAGGAGAGGATGCTGACATATCTGAAGAGGCAATTGAGATTAAA GAGTATATTGAATCACTCCATAGCTTTCCGAAGGCCAGGCTTCAAGACTTGTTTCTCAGCAAAAATATATATGCAGTCATT GTGGGTGTTGGCTTGATGGTTTTTCAGCAACTCGGAGGGATTAATGGTGTCGGCTTCTATGCAAGCTATATCTTCAGTTCTGCTG GATTTTCTGGAAAACTTGGAACCATCTTGATTGGCATTATTCAG ATTCCAATTACATTGTTTGGGGCCATTCTCATGGATAAGAGTGGAAGAAGGGTTCTTCTGATG GTCTCCACATCTGGAACATTTTTGGGCTGCTTCATGACTGGAATATCCTTCTACCTAAAG GCACAAGGACTTTTACCTGAATGGGTTCCCACATTGGCTCTTTCCGGCATACTG GTGTACATAGGGGCATACTCGATTGGAATGGGTCCTGTCCCTTGGGTTGTCATGTCTGAG ATATTCTCAATCGAAATGAAAGCAATTGGTGGAAGCTTGGTAACCCTTGTCAGCTGGTTGGGTTCCTTCGCGATTTCTTACTCGTTCAGCTTCCTCATGGACTGGAGCTCTGCAG GGACCTTCTTCATGTTCGCTGCAGCCAGCTTGATCACTATACTGTTCGTGGCGAAGCTTGTTCCTGAAACCAAAGGAAGAACACTTGAGGAGATCCAAGACTCTCTGAACTCTCGAAGATAA